CTGGAGGTCCTCCACCACCTTGCCCATGTCATCGAGGGCTATGATATGGCCGTAGGCTTGAGCCTTTGGCCTTGCGAAGGCTGGCAGGCGTTGAACAACCTTCCTCAAGAAGGGCTTGTCTGAAAGGGCATCCAGGAGGGGGTTTCTGGGGGAGGCCAGAGCCACCCAGTACCGGCCTTCCATTCCAGCGGTTATGTTGTCCGGAAAGCCAGGGAGCCCATCCACCAAGGTCTCGGCTTTGCCCTTTTTAGGGCCTTCCAGCCAAAAGCGAATCACCCGATAACTTCCTGTCTCGTTTATTAACACTGATTTCTGATCGTGGCTTACAGCCACCCCATTGGCAAAGTTGAGACCCTTGAGAAGTGTGGTGGTCTTTCCTGTGGATGGATCATACACCAGAAGCCTTCCATGGCCTCCATGCTCCATCAAGTCCAGGAGGCTGGCCTCGTACGTCCCGCCGTATTGCCTTGCCCCGAATTTGGTGGAGGCGTCGGTGAAATAAATCTTACCGTCTGCAGCCACGTCCACGTCATCGGCGTAAAGGATTGGTATTCCATCGCACTCAGAGGCCAGCTTCTTTACCTTACCTTCGGTAGATATGGACAGAAGACCCCTGAAGGAGTCAGCCACTATGAGATTGCCCTCTGAATCAAATGTAATGCCCAGGGGACGGCCTCCGCTTTGTGCCCATTTCTCTGGCCTCGTGCCGTCTGGCTGGAGCCTCAGGATCCAACCCTCGTGCGTGGAGACGTAAATCCTGCCCTGTTGGTCCAAGGCCACGCTCTCCGGAGCATGAAGACCACCCAAGGGAAGTAGCTCCATATCACTTAGCCTTTCATTTGGGGCAAAAGGCCCTGTATACCCAGGGTTGGCAGGTGATTTCCAGGCCACTGGCTGGATGGGTACGGGCCAAAAAAGGAAATAGAGCACGATCAAGGCAAGTAGCAGTACCAGGAGTCTTAACAATACCTTCATGGATTCCCTCCTTTTCACTGTCCTTCCCCCGTATTCCTGCTCTTATGCTCATCTGGCTCTTACACACACCCTCAATTTGGTCTTCTTGCCTTAGGCCCAGGAGATCCCATATCCGCCCATGGTGGGAACGCTCCATCCCCCTATCTCCCCCATGGAAGGTCCCTGCAGAGATCCAGAACCCTAGAAAGATGCCTGCTGGCTGCCCTTAGGAACTCCTCTGCATGAGTCGAGGACAAACGGCTGCACACTTCTTTGTAGTCCACCTCTGGATTTCCCGAGAGCCTGCAAAGGGCATCAACTCTTTCATCATAGGATTCCTTGCGGAAGATCTCCTTCAAGGCAGGCTTGAGGGAAGCCCACTGGGAGGTGCCCATATGTGGTGCATATATGGAAGAAAGGCAATCCCAGGTGCCTTTGGCAGCCTGCATGGCCCTTATTCTGTTGTCCACCCTCACACCGCTTCTGGGATCTGTCCACACGTAGTGGACAACATCCGGTAGGGCTCTTAGCTCAGCATGGCCCACATTGGGAATTGCAGCCTCAGGACTGTACCAGGGAAAGCACTGGTTTAGAGGTTCCTCCCATCCGGAGAAGCCCTGGTGGCTGAAAGTGTCTTGGTACGCATGCAAGGCTATTCCAAGGCCCAGGGGTTCTGCTCGGGCAGCATTAAGAAGGCTTCGGGCTTTGGAGGAATCCGAAGTTGTCATCCAGGGGTGAGAAGGGTCATCACCTGGTATGAAGTGGAAAGGCATTATCACTGTGGCCTGTATTTGCCTTTCGGCCCAGTTTCCCAGGGTGCTGGTCTGGGTTTGAAGCCCGTGGAGTTCTGGCTGTGTGAGTTCGTCTGTGAACTGATCCGCCCATGCTATGCGTTCCATCTCTGAGGTCTCGATCCCCATCTTGAGGCCCAAGGCATAGGTAAGGTAGAAATGAATGTCCTTCTGCATTTGGAAGCCTCGCTTTCCTGGAGTGCAATGCAAAATAGGTCCTGATCTCTCATATTTTGGGATCTTTGGGATAATACCACGTAATGCTAGAAAGGGTATCCAAACAAGAGGGCCCCGGGCAATCTGGGCCCAAGAAAACAGAAGAATCTATTGACATATGGGCCTGTGATCTTTAAAATACAAGAAAATACGGTCTTTGAGATTCCCCACAGACGGGGCCCGGAGGCTAAAGGTAACGGGTTCTTTTTTTGTACCCAAATGGAGGTTACCGGGTGGCTCAGAAGGAGTGCCCAACAAGGGAATCCCAGGGGATCTGAGAGCAAGAGGAGGTCAAGAACCTATGCGTTGCACTACCATCAAGGACGGAGTCGAGTGTATATTCATGAAAAAGGGAGGCTGCTCTTACAATGGTGGTCACTGCCACCCCATAGTGGAGCAATGTGGAGATTGCCAGCGCATAATGGAGTTCCCCACTGGCAAATACTGTATTTCCTTCCCAGAGCCAGGACTCAAGTGGACAAAGGGAGCTGTTTGCCCCCTGGCGACCCACGTTAAAAGGGAGTACCAGGTAAGCGGCCGCAAGTTGAATCCGTTGAAGGCTTCCAAGAGGGCCATGGCCAACAGAGGCGGCCACATCTAAAGCCAGATTTTTCCGATCTTTGGGGGCCCAGAGGCCCCTTTTTTTTTGAGTCCTCTTATTGACCGATTCCGTGTCATTAGCACGTCAAGATGTCCGGTTTTTGTGGTAAGTGATATGTCCGGTAGTTGAAGTATCATGTGTATCACCA
This genomic window from bacterium contains:
- a CDS encoding SMP-30/gluconolactonase/LRE family protein, which gives rise to MKVLLRLLVLLLALIVLYFLFWPVPIQPVAWKSPANPGYTGPFAPNERLSDMELLPLGGLHAPESVALDQQGRIYVSTHEGWILRLQPDGTRPEKWAQSGGRPLGITFDSEGNLIVADSFRGLLSISTEGKVKKLASECDGIPILYADDVDVAADGKIYFTDASTKFGARQYGGTYEASLLDLMEHGGHGRLLVYDPSTGKTTTLLKGLNFANGVAVSHDQKSVLINETGSYRVIRFWLEGPKKGKAETLVDGLPGFPDNITAGMEGRYWVALASPRNPLLDALSDKPFLRKVVQRLPAFARPKAQAYGHIIALDDMGKVVEDLQDPAGRYPVNTSVRETKDYLYIGSLAASALARVSKAKVGL
- a CDS encoding DUF6765 family protein, producing MQKDIHFYLTYALGLKMGIETSEMERIAWADQFTDELTQPELHGLQTQTSTLGNWAERQIQATVIMPFHFIPGDDPSHPWMTTSDSSKARSLLNAARAEPLGLGIALHAYQDTFSHQGFSGWEEPLNQCFPWYSPEAAIPNVGHAELRALPDVVHYVWTDPRSGVRVDNRIRAMQAAKGTWDCLSSIYAPHMGTSQWASLKPALKEIFRKESYDERVDALCRLSGNPEVDYKEVCSRLSSTHAEEFLRAASRHLSRVLDLCRDLPWGR
- a CDS encoding PxxKW family cysteine-rich protein, translating into MRCTTIKDGVECIFMKKGGCSYNGGHCHPIVEQCGDCQRIMEFPTGKYCISFPEPGLKWTKGAVCPLATHVKREYQVSGRKLNPLKASKRAMANRGGHI